The Ricinus communis isolate WT05 ecotype wild-type chromosome 8, ASM1957865v1, whole genome shotgun sequence sequence AtactatgattattattatctggcgttgatatttttaacattCAGCTACTGTTTACACTGGAAATATCTCTCTGGATATCAACTGGGAACCATGACATGGTACTACGTAAGAGGAACAAGTAGGAATTTTCAGGAGTTAGATCAATTCGAACTCCTCCATCCGCTTGAAGTCAAATCTAAACCAAtccaattttataaataaataatgaccTGACACttctaaaaagtaaaagtgtctatcttatatttttttttaatacatatGTATACGTTGATATGTCTTTGACTAAATAATAGCTAATACAAATGTTACACACCTAATAAATATCATACATATCaatgtataattaattttgtctACGGAAACAGGCTTTTTATAACATATTTCTCTACTATTTATAACCACAACATCTCCACCAAAGTGCTGTGATTCCCCCAACATCGCCATTTGCTTATTCTTCCATCTTTAGAGCTTAAGAGAGCTGTAATTGCACctatttctccttttttccTAACAAAGTCTTTGTGTTCCTCATTGATTGTATTAGGTGCAAGTGTATATCAATTACAATGTATAAGCGACACACTAAATGTAGAAATTAGATAATGATGTCTTCATGAATACccaatttttaaaactatttgGTGTGTCATGATCAGTTTCAGTCTTGCTAGCCGGATGCAAAAAATATTGTTTCACTTGGCGTAGAAGTTAAACAACCTTCAGGATAACTTACATTCTCTATATGGTTTCAGGATAACTTAcagttttttataatatggtcAGTCAATGTCATCTGACCTTTGCTTTAATAagtatttctctctctctcttttctttaaaaaaaaaaaaaaaagaaagaaagaaagaagaaaattaatttaacaatttttcAATTAACTTTCTGGTCTGCAACTGCAAGTAACCTAAACAAAACCATAGCCCATCTAAGCTTTTCTCAAGATAGGCCTTATGAATTTGTTACTGCACTCACATAGCAGAAAACAATCTGCAATTTTCACAGTAGCTGGCCCCTTGGGCCTATTAAGAATTTGTGTTCAATAATCTGTGAGAAAAAACCCATTGGAACAGTAATCTGACAACAGTGGAGTTTCTGTTTCCTAGTCTAGAATTTTGGACAACTCCATTTCCAAGTTCCTAGTATAATTTATCAGGAATAGTCGACAATTCCAAAAGAAACAGCAAGAagattgtaaatttaaaaagaatagaaatcATGATACACACGTTCAAATACATTTTGAATACGTAATAAACACCCCTTACAGtacaaaaacaataattagaaaaagaaagatatggCGTCAACGATTCTTAACTACAGAATCAATTTCGtcagtgaaaaaaaaaaaacaaatcaagcagaaaaataaaacccacaattagaaaaagaaatttgtaaaagaaaaaaaatacttatgtTCTGTAGAGTATCTGAGCTAGTATTCTATGTCGCAGTAACTCCTCTGTGCAATCTTGGAAGAAGAGAAGTGCACCATCACAGCAGGACATATAACACTTAAATGTCGATGCTTAAACTTCATTACACCAACCTTGAACCTGATTCTTGCCTTAAGCCTGAGGTCTAACTGGAGCTGTCCTGATGCTTTTTCAATCCTCATATCTTTAGACAGTGCCTGTGACAGTGCTGCATCTCTAGCCTCGATCTTCGCTTCTAGCCGAGTCACATTTCGACGAGGTTGATGGAATGGCTCAAGGGTGTTGAAGGCAAGGGTCTGATCATCATAAGATAATGAAACATCAATGTAATCATAGTATATAGATATTCTGGTATTAGGATTATATGCCCTGATAACAAAATCGAACGAGGCGTTGAGGTGGTTGTTGTTGCTGTTGAGGTTAAGGTTATGCACAGAACCATTCTCAATAGAATACTCCATTGATTTTGGTCTGATTATCAGCCAGGTGATTAGCACAACTAGACCCACAATGACTATTAGGGTTAGTATGAGTACAGCAATAACTCGAAATAGCTTCGAGTGGGCTGGCCGAGGAGGCTGCTGAGTGGTGGTGGCGGTGCTATTGGCCATCGTGTGAAGGATTGTGCGTGCTGAGATCAAATGATCTGGTCATAGTTCTTATACAGGAGATGTTAAAAGTTgaaactaaaatcaaaatgTTCCGTTTGCTTTTTAGCTTTAACATTTCTTGCAAGAAACTCAAGAAATCTTAGGATTCAGGTTCTGTTGTTCTTTACTTCAGACTGAATGTTTCAAGATTCATTACTGCaactattataattaattcaaaattctatttagTCGGCTACATGTACATATTCATATAATTACATAGTCTAGTTAGTCAGGATATgctatattaatataatttctgATCAAAATGCATGAAAGAAGAATATCCTACCAGACAGAAACTTTATACCTTGTGTGAGTCTTAATCAACTCAAAACACTTCCATTATTACTGACAGGAAAGGTTTTTATTGTTAAGTAGACTGCTGAAGATGCTGGTTTCTTATTCGGAGAATTTGCATGCAAGAGAGTTCCTTTCTCTTGAAATGAAATCTTGGAAAAATAGACAAAAACAATGTGACAATTCAAGATCTTTGTGAAAAAAAAGTTCTGTGGTGTAGATTTACAGAGTTCGGACAGGAATTAAGGCTTTATATACACAAATTTATAACTATTGAATTACTATTTGGCTCTAAAGAAGGATTAAACAGAACAAAGCCAAATagtattcttcttgttctgTGAAATGGAAAATGCTAAAGAAATCTAAGGATTCTTCAACCCATAAACTTCATCCATCTTCACTATTCAATTCCCCTTTCATATAATTAGAATAGAACTGACTCAAGTATGACGATATTGATGGAAATAAAGAGCAACCCGCCATAATTAGTCCATTTATTTCCATATTCCTTCTTCACGGCCACAGATTACCTACAAGCCAAGTAAATAGATAAGGGAAGCTAAGGCAGGGGAAAAGAGTGTGGAATCTTAGGATAAATCAAGCTATTAAAACTTCTACCAGCACAAGAACAGTTCTAAAgtaacaaaaaacaaaaagaatatataaataataaccaGTGGTTTAATCACAGAATTAGTGGAGACAAAGAGGAAAGCAATTGCAGGAACTTGAAGCTGCAAAGTGAAGCATTAGACCAATCTCACATCACCATCACGCGCTAGACTTGCTTCACATTTTGCGCTCTCTAGAACCCGAGTCTTGTGTGTTGTCTTGTTGTGCTTGCCATGTTAGGCCAACCGAAAGGAGCGTGTGGCGCGTGAAGTTTATAAAACAAACAATATTAGAGTATTATACCTTAGTAAGGTAtggagagaaaaaaattataataaaaatagtgaacGAAAGGTGCATGTGGTCATCAAATGTGAAGCAATGAAGGTGGTCGCCGCATATCCCTTGGAAGATGCGGCCAATGCTAACCCTTTTGGAGAAGAAACCGACATTTTTAAATCACTTTGCTTTCTTCTTTATAAACCTATTATATCATCGCCTCTCTCCATCTCTGCCTTAGTTCTTATCTGTAGCTATATAACAAggtaatgatgatgatgagtaGTCTTTTCTCTTAGCATTAGTGCCACCTCCACCATGCTAAACTCGTATCAGATAACACCACCCACCGTGGCTGTAATGCCTTAGCGGTGGGTTGGTTAATTGGTGGCGGTGCAGCGGGTGACTGGTGGGAGGTGGCTGAGATTATTAAGTGCAAGGCTATGATTTATCAGAAATTTTGGGAGAGAAAGGTCTCCCACAGGGCAACCTTAATCCTTTGGCATGGTCACCTTCTTAGGTGATATTTTTGGCAACCTAATAACGCAAAATTCAAATGGTTCTTTAGGGTATCTTCTTCCTTGCTTCAAGGCATGATTTGGTAGCTCAAGATTTGATGAAGCTATATTAATGATCAGATCATCATGACATGCAGCAAGATATAGCTAGTTTGTTTCTTCAGATTTCTTCTGCTTGTTTCTGTTGCTCTAAATGTGTAATGGATAAAGGCTTCATCTCTTTCCTGGTTGTTATGCAAATCTTGATACTGAGTGtagattttcttcttttcttttccatgcTTTTATTTGGGTAATACTATTGCAAAATAATCAAAACCCAGATTAGTTTTTGTGGTGGTTTTGACTGGTGtgaaaatttctatatttctCCTCTCATGGAGGCCTGATTGTGAGTAATATATGCAacagattaattaattatcacaAAGTTGGAGGGCTACTTGAGGATGAAATACTTGAAGATCTCGCAACAACGTACTGAATTGCTCAATAGatatagtttttaaataaaaatttcttcaataaaaacataattctTGATAATTTTCACCAATCAAATCGTATAAAGTAATAATAACttcataatttcataattcttgaatagaaaaaagagACAAGATATtagattttcttattattctcAATTTTTTCTATGATATATGaagtataattatgaaaatattttcgACTTCTTGTGCTtcgttattattataatttttttatattatgttaaCATATTGATTTGGATtataaacaacaaaataaaaataaatttctttttttaagaattatatagataaattttatattatgaacacattaattaacataccaacataataaaattaaataattttacccttttaattttagtttctagTTTTCATACCTTCTGTTGTTTTTAGCTtttggaataattttttttattattattttgacttttacatatatgtaaatagagcaattatttatagaattaggaATGTGTTAcattaagttaattatttatgaaattaaaattaaaattacaactagaattatttatattattttttattttaagtttcaCTATTGAAGATCATAAATTCTCCGCGATTAATTactgatatttaaaatattataataaatttaaatatttttagattctattttttattgatacaCATTGTGGGGTAGATTTTAAATCgaaaaatagaagtaaaaattgggaattttattatataaagcCAAATAAAAATCCTTGAATTTACcagaataaatattagattaatTCAACGGCTATACAAATCAAAATCCACGTGGCACTCCATTAAAATTTCCCGCTACCACCAAAATTTTCAACTTTATAATGAACCTAATTATAATTCGCACACAACACAAACAACCGAAAACTAATGGACAAAGTGCCAATTTTGCCCCTCTAACTTTGTATCAAGAAACCAAATAGCCTCCAAATTAACTTTTCTTGTCACATTTACActgaatttctattttttagtcCAATTGAACCAAATCTTGATGAGTCTTGTCTTTACCGATCCTCCTCCTtcaaattgattaaataagatataatttaaatatattaattttattaatagaaaaggCATTTGGCTTTTCCTatcattttgtttctttgaaaTTATGCAgttattatgtttttttttcttttatctatcACTTAACTCagaattatttctaaaattaaaatttattgttaaaaataataattatttttttcttcttccataGAATTGCtgttaaagaataataatagtaatagaaAAGTATtggaattaataaaaattctttttgcaaCTAATACAAAtccattaaaaattattttattttataaaaagttatagaACATTTCGTTTGTTTGTGTTTTATAGATGAAATTTTCATCCAAATCTAGAGGAGATGTTTGGCTATAATCTCCTGCAAAGCTTCAAATCAAAACCAACcgcaattatattaataattaaactcattaatttaaataaatctaattcaaccattttaaaattaataatcttaattgtttctttcttACTCTTGTCTTCCATAAATTAAgatgagaaaaaataatattgtagtaaagatcaaaaaagaaaaataagacgagagagaaaagaataaaaaaggaaatgatAGAATAAggtaaaaaataagataaaaagaaaaaaaaataatagtttaatttaacttaatgttaaatatctttttttttatcataatttttgcTCTCCTAatggtttatttaatatttatataaaattattatttgaatttaaaaatattaaagaataatttataaaattattagatgcTATACTGGTTAGataaaaagtgaaataaaaaatatagcattacatttaattaattaaattttttttttaaatatcataacaAGAGAGAAAATCTGAATAGATAAAacaaatttactattttttttaatataatatctttCTCGAGGTTGCAAAGACTTTAtcaaaatatgtatttaattggAGTAAGAACAAAGTCCTCAATGCCGATCTcccaaaaaaaatttattttgggctTATTTGCTCTCCTAAAACAAGTATGAGGGGCCAATTGACCATTTGTCCAATAGTAAATTTAGTAGCCTTCGAGGGTTGGGTAATGGCTTGCTGCGGTAATTAATTGgcattattaataataagaaaatgtaaagaaaataaattatggtAGAGGTATACTTGTGCACATTTTGGTAGACAATTGTACCcctaagaattaaaattttgccCCCTATTTCCTACCTTACCTACTCTTGACTTTATGGTGTTTATATTTTCTCGGTCTTGCCTTTTAGATTCATATACTTTTTATGAGTTTGCATTCATGCCCATATGCTCTCGtttgtcaaaagaaaatttattatttattttgttttatgtcatttttcttttaattttacattaagttgtcttgttttttcttcttgccttttctgtttttgattcttggtatttttttcaaacagataataatgaaaatataattactaattaagaattaaatacaTCTAATAGcacaaattctttttaatatgaaaaacaacagAAGCCCAactaaaattacataaaaaataattaattttagaaagcCAATCAATAACTCTAATACAACgtcttaaaattatataaaatatatttaaaatataaaaaaaacctCTAGTTAGAATAATGATTAGATGTAGATTGATTCACTTTGCATTATTTGTTtgtgaaaaaaattattgaaacaTTATCATGGGTTGTACATTTGTgccaatataaaaataatagttaaattatGTAGTTTACTATAGATGGTATTTAATAGTTTTTACGtaactaataaaaatgtaGATAAAAATCTTTTCAATGTCTCATTTGCATTATAAGCATATTTCATTCCTGAtgtcaataatatttttttatatcattagtaattttaatatattatttcaatatataagataataacattatatattactacatttaaaattgaaatatattttcgTTGTCCATTTTAAAtgaatgaattatttaaatagatatATTTACTTAAAATTGTTCATTTATTTACCCTCTTGATTAACgtataatattgataatattttggaaaacaatcctaattatttaatttaaaatttaaaatatcttaaataatcgtatttagaatataaattatttttaaatgtatattaaataattttaaaaacttttattaaaactatttttaacaTGTCAATCATTTTCAAGAAAAGTATCTTTCCATGGTTAAATGCATGTCAAGACAATTTAATTGAGATGTAAAACATGgtgatttttatttgattagagTGGGCATTGACTTTCTAACAcataacataattaaaaaattaaagttaaaaattctaaatatgtcaatttttaaaaatgaatatcaagtttttaaaatatatatagaaaatttgaactgaaaatataaactttttttagACATGTCAATTAATGCGTATTTACTTTTTGAGGCatacaaaaaatttcaaatattttatttttaaaatatctatcAACTTTCTCacattttatttacaattttaaattaagtctataaattatatttatatgattattTCTTTAGAATTATAACTATTCTAAATGTGTTATGTTTTTCAAGAGTATATAAAtctattgacatatatattcataaaaaataaaaccattgTTTTAACATCCTTAAAATAAGTCCATCACTTCGTACAAAATCTGTAAATTCTTatttcagaaagaaaaaaagagttttgagaatattttgtaatttatttgaCTAAAAACCCAAATAATCCAAAAACCAAAGCACAAGGACTTCTTCAGCAAAAATCCACAATTTCATGGAGGAGGGGTAGTTTTGTAATTTGAATAGCCCAGCTAAGGTGGCATCCTCttccctttctctctctattaACCCTACCTTCTGGTCTCCTcctcactctctctctctctctctacaatCCCctgtttttcctttcttcaaAGAACGAAACTCACCAATACCCTTCTCATCTCTATCccctctctttttctcttaactTAGCCctaacctttttcttttttctttatcgcTTTTTTGGTTTTCCAGTTAGTAAACAATCAATTCCAGATTCTTTTCTATTCAATTCGTACCCATCTAAAGAAACCACGCAGAGACacaacaataaatatataacaataTGCAATATGATTCAAATCCCCAATCAAAGACTTATCCATTAGTCTAAAACAAGAGAAGAACAAAACTCAGAAAGCTTTCCTTCAATCTGATCCCTATATATATGGCAAACGGAAAAGATAACAACAAGGATATGCTTGTGGCGGAAGTCCGGCCAGGTCTAAAACGGGAGTTTGCTTTTGCGTTTAAGGCCCTCTCCGAAATTTCCCGGTCATTGGGTCGGACCCGAGCTAGCCGAACTCGGAGTGGTGGGGGCTGCGTCTCTCCTGCCagtaataataagaagaagagattgaAGGGTAAGAAAGACCAAAAGGCGAGGGATTTGGAGGAGAAAGAGGAAGAGAATGTTAGCGATGTGGTGGAATTGGGGAGTGGAGATGAGGAGGCAACGATTGGTGGTTTGATTGAATCAGTTTCTGTTTCGGATACAGAAATCAATGGTGGAAATAATGGAGAGATTGTGGAAGTGAAGGAGAATGGAGCGGGTTCAATGTGTTTAGAGGAGacagaaaagagaaatgaacATGAGGAGGTATTAAAGAATGATCAATGTGAAGAAAGGAGAAGTAGGTCGTTGCCTTATTCTATGAAAGTTGAGGATGAGAGCAAGAATGAGAGTGATAGGACATGTGAGGAAATAGTTAGTGGCTCGGTACCAATTTTAATGGAGGAGGATTCAAGGAAATTGGAAGACGTGACAATCAAAGAGGAGATACCTAAGAGAAATGAACCTGAAGAGGTTTTAGGGAATGATGATTTGAAGAGATATGCTGATGGAAATGATCAATGTGAAGAAAGGATTAGTGGATCATCGCCTAATTCTATGaatattgataattttgaAAACCAGAATGGTGAGcattcaaagaatgaaatGGAGAAAGTTACAGCAATGAATGAGCTTTTAGAAAGCAAGAGTGATATGAATAATGTAAACGAAGAGGGTACTAGCATGTCTTCTGTAATACTTATGAATAGTGAAGGAGGTGCGATTGATTCGTTGCCAATCAATGACAGTACTAAGGTGGAGAAGGAGAAGCCTATGAGGAGGTTTACTAGGTCATTGTTGAAGCCAAAGATGGAGATAGGGCAAGAATATGCTGTTAAAGATAGTTCAAGTGCTGCTGATGATGCAGGTAGTCCATCTGCTGCTTCTAATTCCGGTACAATGTTGAAAGTATGGAAGAATGATACATTAAAGAAGTTCCCAACAAAGCTGAAGGATCTTCTTGATTCGGGTATACTAGAGGGACAACAAGTGAAATATATGCGAGGCTCCAAGGTATGACTTAAGGTTGCTGTAATCATTAACATTAATTACACGTAGCTATGTATTAATATTGGACATCAATTACACGTAGCTATGTATTAATATTGGCCCAACACTTAGCTAGGATTGTTTCAATTGTAGGCAAGAGGGGCTGGAGAGACAGTATTGCAGGGGGTTATCAGTGGATCAGCGATTCTGTGTTTTTGTCGCAGTTGCAGAGGAAATGAAGTGAGTAATCTGTTTAATTGTGAACTGGTATCttctttctctaattgatcaagtatttttgtttgaatgactAAGTGCATTTTTTCCTTGATTACAAATACAGGTTGTTACACCTAGTATATTTGAGGTGCATGCTGGCAGTGCAAATAAACGTCCACCAGAGTATATTTACCTAGAGAATGGGAATACACTTCGTGATGTGATGAATGCTTGCAAGAATGCATCATTGGAGACTTTGGATGAAGCTTTGTGGCTTTCTACTGGTTGTTCATCATTGAAGAATTCTACATTCTGTCTGAAATGCAGAGGTTTCATTACATAATGTTTGAGgcttattctttttcaaataaatggGTAAGTTTGCagagaataaattttttgggCATATTTATGATGGTTTATAGGGAAACTTGCTGAGGCCAGCACTGGAAGATCAATGACATTATGCAGTCAATGCATGGAGCTAAAAGATTCTCAAGCTAGCATACCAGCAACAACAGATACGGACAAAGGGTATGCTGAGTCAGATGTTTGTGCTTACAGAATTGTCCTGTATAGAAAATTTAGAATAACTATTTCTTTAGAAAAAATGATATGCTTATTACGCTATAATCATGTAATGGATGTTAAGTGATTGTCTATGTTGCTCACACATGGAATGGGAATGGGACCATGGGTACTTGACATTCATATAATCAACTCTTTTcacattattttcttctcttatatgattgattatatataaatgtcttagttatttctattataatttGTAATCTTTGATGGTTGTTTAAGCTGATTAGAGATGAAAACAAAGTCCCTGTTTCtgctatatatataccatATGCTGCTGTGGCTTCAAAACTTCCAGCTCATTAATCCTCCCCCTCCCACCCTCTCCgtaactctctctctctctctctctctctatatatatatatatatatatatagatataccattttgttttcttgttatttgcTGACGATAAATGGTGTAAAATTTGTTCATCTTCTGTTTGGACATGTCTTCTGCTGAAATTTTTGTGAAATTAGATTTGGGTAGGATTTGTTTTGTAGCTATACAAACAATTATGCATATGCAAGCAAAACTAGCTAGTAGCTAGATAATATACAAGCAGATTTTTTTGGTGCAAGATAAATTTACACTGGAGCTTCTTTTCTAGTTTATATCTTGTGTAATGCTAATAGACATTgatgttctttttcttctcttgtttCAGGACACCAAAATCACATCCTGTTTCAAAGTCATCTGATAGTGTGTTAAAGTGTAGCACTTCACGGAGCAAGAGTCAGGGGAGACTTACAGTAAAGTTagtattcttctttttcttctctcttttccgtgatttagatttattttttattcttatatcaACTACTTTTGTTTTAATGTTTATGTAGCCTGTTCTGaaattttctgttttctaatttttctgCTCAAAGGCCTTACATTGTTGGTAATTCTATAGGGATTTGCGGATGCATAAGTTGGTTTTTGAAGAGGATGTCTTGCCGGATGGAACTGAAGTTGCTTATTATTCTCGAGGACAGGTTGTTACTGCAATGATTGTAGATCCTTTTTTAACATTTGATTCGAAATTGTTGTTTCTGAGTTGTAGTGTGTTGTTGGCAGAAATTGTTGGTTGGATACAAAAAGGGCTTTGGCATATTTTGCTCATGCTGCAATACTGAGGTAATCTTTCTTCTATTAAATTTGTTACCCTTTTCGGTACTGTGTTAAAGATATGAAAATTTTGACATTTATGAGCAGGTCAGCCCCTCACAGTTTGAAGCTCATGCTGGCTGGGCATCCCGTCGAAAACCGTAAGTATAAATGTTCAGAATCTTTAGGTGATCTTGGGTCCAAAGTGCTGGTGTGTTGATTCCTTGGTTATACTAATCAGTGACTCAAAGTTAGTAATTTTCTTCTGCATGGCATGATATAAATTGCAAGACCTATGTTCTCTGCATGCTCCAAGACTGCCTACTTTTTTGCTGGAAGATgtgttttttcatttatattaccttttaatttttctttaagttgTTTCTGACTTGTGATTTTGTTTGAGCAGCTATCTGCACATTTACACATCTAATGGGGTGTCTCTTCATGAGTTGGCAATATCACTATCCAAAAGTCGGAAGTTCTCTACGCATCAAAATGACGACCTCTGCCAGATTTGTAGAGATGGTGGGGATCTGTTGTGTTGTGATGTGTGCCCAAGGGCTTATCACAAAGGTGAATATGCATATCTTTGATGATGTGTGTTATTTGTAACTGGTTTCTATTCATTTGGATATGACAatatgggtttgccctggaaAACATGATCAGCTGTTGACAGTTCATGGTAAACAGAAAATATAGTATGAAAATGAAACTGTATCTGTCTGTTGATACTATCAACAAAGCGCTTTTGAATAAAGTAAACAAGCATATTCAAAAGccatttgatatttttagcTTTTCTGTTGCATTTTATGTATACATCTCCAATCTCTAATATACTATTTATGtttattgttctttttatttttcttcccgtctttctttggttttttCCTAAGTCCATAGAGGGGAGCAATTAGATGAACTTAGGTCCAATTAGTTGTGTTTTGTACAACCAGATATCATGTAAGCACCACTAAACACCATGGTTCTTATGGTACATAATAGGTTCCAAATATTAGTTGCCATTGACGTAATTGTCACTTATGATTAACGATATATGGTGACTTAATGAGGTTCTGAGTCACAGTTTATTTCAAACCTGTGGTCCAATTTCAATGCATTACATTTTAGGCCTATATAggtaattagttttttttttttcataaggctAGGTTTACATTGCAGTTTCTTTACGTGTCTATTATCCTGCTATTTTTGGAAAGTTCTGGTTATTACCATCATCTGATTTTCTTACTttgattttcaatatatttCAATTGCAGACTGTCTTGCTCTCCCAGAAATTCCAACTGGTAGATGGTATTGCAAATTTTGCCTGAATAACTTTCAGAAAGAAAAGTTTGTGGAACATAATGCCAATGCAATAGCAGCAGGCAGAGTTGCCGGGGTTGATCCTATAGACCAGATAACAAGGAGATGCATTCGTATTGTCAAAACGATGGATGCTGACTTTGGTGGATGTGTTTTTTGCAGGTAGAGTCTTGCTATATTAAATACGATGTGGTCCTTTTTTCTTCTGCTTTTGGTGTGCTCTTTCTGTGAACATAAAAAATCTCAGTTTCCTACAGATAAGGTCATATTGCACTTGCACCTGGTGTTACAGTGCAATGTTAAAGGCGTAGGTAGATTTAGTTAGTACTTTGAGATGTAACTTCTTTAATGTTGGATATGAACTTGGTGCTATGAGTTGCTGCTATTATGTTCTCTTATGTTAGTTCTGGTGATGTTTGAATGCTATGTTTAGGCTTGAGATTTGATTTCTTGCACTCTTTTTGATACTTTCTGTCTTCTATTCTTACTTGtcagttttttatttttcttaataaacattttcttgaatt is a genomic window containing:
- the LOC8275258 gene encoding uncharacterized protein At1g08160, coding for MANSTATTTQQPPRPAHSKLFRVIAVLILTLIVIVGLVVLITWLIIRPKSMEYSIENGSVHNLNLNSNNNHLNASFDFVIRAYNPNTRISIYYDYIDVSLSYDDQTLAFNTLEPFHQPRRNVTRLEAKIEARDAALSQALSKDMRIEKASGQLQLDLRLKARIRFKVGVMKFKHRHLSVICPAVMVHFSSSKIAQRSYCDIEY
- the LOC8275257 gene encoding uncharacterized protein LOC8275257; this translates as MANGKDNNKDMLVAEVRPGLKREFAFAFKALSEISRSLGRTRASRTRSGGGCVSPASNNKKKRLKGKKDQKARDLEEKEEENVSDVVELGSGDEEATIGGLIESVSVSDTEINGGNNGEIVEVKENGAGSMCLEETEKRNEHEEVLKNDQCEERRSRSLPYSMKVEDESKNESDRTCEEIVSGSVPILMEEDSRKLEDVTIKEEIPKRNEPEEVLGNDDLKRYADGNDQCEERISGSSPNSMNIDNFENQNGEHSKNEMEKVTAMNELLESKSDMNNVNEEGTSMSSVILMNSEGGAIDSLPINDSTKVEKEKPMRRFTRSLLKPKMEIGQEYAVKDSSSAADDAGSPSAASNSGTMLKVWKNDTLKKFPTKLKDLLDSGILEGQQVKYMRGSKARGAGETVLQGVISGSAILCFCRSCRGNEVVTPSIFEVHAGSANKRPPEYIYLENGNTLRDVMNACKNASLETLDEALWLSTGCSSLKNSTFCLKCRGKLAEASTGRSMTLCSQCMELKDSQASIPATTDTDKGTPKSHPVSKSSDSVLKCSTSRSKSQGRLTVKDLRMHKLVFEEDVLPDGTEVAYYSRGQKLLVGYKKGFGIFCSCCNTEVSPSQFEAHAGWASRRKPYLHIYTSNGVSLHELAISLSKSRKFSTHQNDDLCQICRDGGDLLCCDVCPRAYHKDCLALPEIPTGRWYCKFCLNNFQKEKFVEHNANAIAAGRVAGVDPIDQITRRCIRIVKTMDADFGGCVFCRGHDFDKIFGPRTVLLCDQCEKEFHVGCLKDHNMEDLKELPKGNWFCCSDCCRIHSALEKLVLRGEERLLDSSLNLINKKVQEKCAGIDCSNIDVRWRLLNDKINPAGDTAALLSEALAILHEQFNPILVAGTSSKADRDLITSMVFGDNLKGQEFGGMYCAVLMINQAVVSCAIIRFFGLELAELPLVATSSKAQGKGYFQALFTCIEKLLGFLNIKNLVLPAAEEAESIWINKFGFRKLTHEEFLKFRKAYQMMVFQGTSMLHKPVPKIRIVGRSEGG